In Dioscorea cayenensis subsp. rotundata cultivar TDr96_F1 chromosome 11, TDr96_F1_v2_PseudoChromosome.rev07_lg8_w22 25.fasta, whole genome shotgun sequence, a single genomic region encodes these proteins:
- the LOC120271519 gene encoding cytochrome P450 89A2-like — protein MATLFFIFILVTISLALLINQRETRRRLPPSPPRIPVLGNLLWITKPFAQLEPTIHHLRAKYGPIFTLYVGSRPVIFIIDGKQVHQSLIENGEVFADRPRPLSSSDLNTNLRSINNTPYGSLWRLLRRSLVSDVIQPCKAANSSTHVQRMALDILINGLKNEAKANGGVVIPVNIIEHCVSFLMTGLCFGVTLEEKVVDHIKNLQKELFSLVDKHFALNLLPKMALLLFWRRLGRLKQLLRAQEELLIPIIRARKQRDHNSHVISYVDSLLELRVPNGVGGTRELSEEDIVSFCSEFLDASIWSISSALEWILASLVKHQDIQEKLKKEIRGVVGDEKRQVDVDELQRMPYLKAVIFEGLRRHPPAHFVIPHRVKKDVLMDQHLIPKDTVVNFVVTSIGLDERVWEEPLEFRPERFMAGGEGEGVDVQCGKSEIKMMPFGAGRRMCPGSDLAMLQIQYLVANLINVMELKQVEGMEVDLSEEAEILIPMKYPFHARIKVTL, from the coding sequence ATGGCAACAttgttcttcatcttcatccttgTGACCATCTCCCTTGCATTGCTCATTAATCaaagagaaacaagaagaagactACCACCAAGCCCTCCAAGAATCCCAGTACTTGGCAACCTATTATGGATCACAAAGCCCTTCGCCCAACTTGAACCCACTATTCACCATCTACGTGCAAAGTATGGCCCTATCTTCACCCTCTATGTTGGTTCTCGTCCGGTCATCTTCATCATTGACGGCAAACAAGTCCACCAATCACTCATCGAGAATGGTGAGGTCTTCGCCGACAGGCCACGGCCATTGTCCAGCAGTGATCTCAACACCAACCTTCGATCCATAAACAACACGCCCTATGGCTCACTGTGGCGTCTTCTCCGCCGTAGTCTCGTCTCAGACGTAATCCAGCCATGCAAAGCCGCCAACTCAAGCACTCACGTCCAACGCATGGCCCTTGATATACTCATCAATGGTCTCAAGAACGAGGCCAAGGCCAATGGTGGTGTAGTCATCCCTGTTAACATCATCGAACACTGTGTTTCCTTCTTGATGACCGGTTTGTGCTTTGGAGTGACTCTTGAGGAGAAGGTGGTGGACCATATCAAGAACTTGCAAAAGGAGCTGTTTTCTCTAGTGGATAAACATTTTGCTCTGAATCTCTTGCCCAAAATGGCACTGCTGTTGTTCTGGAGAAGGCTGGGGAGGTTGAAACAGCTCCTGCGAGCTCAGGAGGAGCTTCTTATTCCCATAATCAGAGCACGTAAACAAAGAGATCATAATAGTCACGTTATCTCGTACGTGGACTCCCTTTTGGAACTCAGAGTTCCAAATGGAGTTGGGGGTACGAGAGAGCTAAGTGAGGAGGATATTGTGAGCTTTTGCTCCGAATTCCTGGATGCCAGCATCTGGTCCATCTCATCTGCCTTGGAATGGATATTGGCTAGCCTTGTCAAACATCAAGACATACAAGAGAAGCTAAAGAAAGAGATCAGAGGAGTGGTGGGAGATGAGAAAAGACAAGTGGATGTGGATGAGCTACAAAGGATGCCATACTTGAAGGCGGTGATCTTTGAAGGTTTGCGGCGTCACCCGCCGGCTCATTTCGTGATCCCTCACAGAGTGAAAAAGGATGTGCTCATGGACCAGCACTTGATACCCAAGGACACGGTGGTGAACTTTGTGGTGACGAGCATTGGGCTAGATGAGAGAGTATGGGAAGAGCCATTGGAGTTTAGGCCAGAGAGGTTCATGGCCGGAGGGGAAGGAGAAGGCGTAGACGTGCAGTGTGGGAAGAGTGAGATCAAGATGATGCCATTTGGCGCTGGAAGGAGGATGTGCCCCGGCTCGGACCTGGCCATGCTTCAGATTCAATACTTGGTTGCTAACTTGATCAATGTGATGGAGTTGAAGCAAGTGGAAGGGATGGAGGTGGATCTCTCTGAGGAGGCTGAGATCTTGATCCCCATGAAATACCCATTCCATGCAAGAATAAAAGTTACTTTATGA